The genomic stretch AGCATAATCTATAATTTTACTTAACATCTTTGGTTTTGGTTCTTTCCCCTCAACTTCAATAGCTACTTGAACGAGACCATACTCTTTTGCAAAATATCCCCATGATGGGTGAAAGACTAAAAATTTTGATCCTGTTTCAATATTCATCAAGAGATTTTTAATTTTGCTATTCGTAGCATTTATCTCATCTAAGAAATTTTCATAGTTTCTTTTATAATATGAGCTGTTTTTTGAATCAATACTGACTAAAGCATCATAGATGTTTTTTGCCATAATTTTTACATTTGAAGGACTTACCCAGCTATGTGGATCGTTTTCACCATGATGGTGATGATGTTCATGTCCATGTTCATTTGCTTCAGGGTGTTGTGCAACTGGTTCTACATCATTTCTAGCCAAGTCTTTAAAGAAGTGCTCTTTCCCTTCAAACTCAAAAGGCAAGTGTTGTGTAAAGAATATATATTCTCCATCCTCTTTTATAGATACTTTAAATAGAGTTTGATCTTTATTTTGATCAAAGTGTAATTCATAAGTTGTTTCATTTTTACTTAGGGTATCACCATGTTTTGCAATAGTTGTTTTTGATTCAAAAATCTTTTTTGCTTCATCCTCATGTTCTTCTATTACATCACCTTCATCTCCATGATGATGACCGTGTCCATGATTATCTTCATGAACTTCCATCATTAAAAATCTCATTTTAGGATCGGCATATTTTCCATCAACTTTATCAAAGCTCCAAGTGTATTCCCCTTTTTTAAGCTCAAAAACACCAGCCCATTCAAAAGGCAATTCCTCTTCGCTATGAACTCCATGTTGATCATGGT from Candidatus Marinarcus aquaticus encodes the following:
- a CDS encoding metal ABC transporter solute-binding protein, Zn/Mn family, which codes for MKKSVLLLFSLLFATVSYAKVNVVVSVIPQQTFVEKIGGDKVNVTTMVKPGSDPHSYEPKPSQMVAISEADIYFPIKIEFENAWLNKFKEQNKKMKFIEMTKGIKFIKMPDHGKMFTEHEDHDQHGVHSEEELPFEWAGVFELKKGEYTWSFDKVDGKYADPKMRFLMMEVHEDNHGHGHHHGDEGDVIEEHEDEAKKIFESKTTIAKHGDTLSKNETTYELHFDQNKDQTLFKVSIKEDGEYIFFTQHLPFEFEGKEHFFKDLARNDVEPVAQHPEANEHGHEHHHHHGENDPHSWVSPSNVKIMAKNIYDALVSIDSKNSSYYKRNYENFLDEINATNSKIKNLLMNIETGSKFLVFHPSWGYFAKEYGLVQVAIEVEGKEPKPKMLSKIIDYAKEENIKAVFTQLEFSDKSSRAIASELNVKVIKETPLAADWSNNLIKMADAIANNN